One Candidatus Niyogibacteria bacterium genomic region harbors:
- a CDS encoding response regulator, which translates to MAKQKIAILEDDPILVKSLSQTLIAAGYEIFSSLDGETGLEIIKKQKPDLVLLDIILPRKSGFEVMENLALDPELRRIPVMVLTNLESSQDINRMTELGVKSFLVKTNYSLDEVAAKIKETLNKLGNK; encoded by the coding sequence ATGGCCAAACAAAAAATAGCAATACTGGAAGATGACCCGATTTTAGTTAAAAGCTTGTCTCAAACTTTGATTGCCGCGGGCTATGAAATTTTTTCGTCTTTAGACGGCGAAACGGGCCTTGAGATTATTAAGAAGCAAAAGCCGGATTTGGTATTATTGGACATTATTTTGCCCAGAAAAAGCGGTTTTGAGGTTATGGAGAATTTAGCCCTAGATCCGGAGCTTAGGCGGATTCCGGTAATGGTTTTGACGAATCTGGAATCAAGTCAGGATATAAACCGCATGACCGAGCTCGGCGTCAAATCTTTTTTGGTTAAGACCAATTATTCGCTTGACGAAGTCGCCGCTAAAATAAAGGAAACTTTAAATAAACTCGGCAATAAATGA
- the tadA gene encoding Flp pilus assembly complex ATPase component TadA, which yields MKIDPERLKLFILDSELISKDDFERAQKKATDSGKDIADVLVESGKISDDDLRRLHAYILGVPFVNLEQEKIDPRVLGIIPEPIARSHNIVAYRLEGGNLEVAMLDPQDLAAIDFIKKKANLKIKPRLTSQSSMTNVLRQYQKSLAAEFGEIIKKEAGEIKQVLEVGVKDASGEDLKKAAEELPIIRIVDTLLRHAIVQHASDIHIEPLEKELLMRYRIDGILRDAMVLPKQVATGIIARVKVLANLKLDEHRLPQDGRFMIETDEEKVSFRVSVLPVFDGEKAVLRLLPENKHGFTLEQLGFRGEGLERIERAIRKPTGMILATGPTGSGKTTTLYTVLEILNTPAVNISTVEDPIEYRIPRINQSQVRPDIGFSFANGLRSLLRQDPDILMVGEIRDNETASLAVNASLTGHLVLSTLHTNSAAGALPRLLEMKVEPFLISSTVNVIIAQRLVRRLCERNKSYNITESEVRSFGQGVDPDKLIELLRKEKIIKPKDGWKDIKFYRPAPTADCPDGYKDRIGIHEVLEMSETIKEMTVRQATSDEIAKQARLEGMVTMFEDGIIKAAQGITSLEEIMRVTSE from the coding sequence ATGAAAATAGATCCGGAACGCTTAAAACTTTTTATTCTTGATTCGGAACTTATCTCAAAAGACGATTTTGAACGGGCTCAGAAAAAGGCGACCGATTCCGGAAAAGACATCGCCGATGTTTTGGTTGAGTCGGGAAAAATTTCCGATGACGACCTGCGTCGGCTCCACGCTTATATTTTAGGAGTGCCGTTCGTTAATTTGGAGCAGGAAAAAATAGACCCGCGCGTTTTGGGAATCATACCCGAACCGATAGCCCGCAGCCATAATATCGTGGCTTATCGCCTGGAGGGGGGCAATTTGGAAGTGGCGATGCTGGACCCTCAAGATTTGGCGGCCATTGATTTCATAAAGAAAAAAGCAAATCTTAAAATAAAGCCGCGTCTGACCAGCCAATCTTCCATGACCAATGTTTTGCGGCAATACCAAAAAAGTCTCGCGGCTGAATTCGGCGAGATAATAAAAAAAGAAGCCGGAGAAATTAAGCAGGTACTTGAGGTGGGAGTAAAAGACGCGAGCGGGGAAGACCTGAAAAAGGCGGCTGAAGAGCTGCCGATAATCCGTATTGTGGATACGCTTTTGCGTCACGCTATAGTCCAGCATGCTTCAGATATACATATAGAGCCCCTGGAAAAAGAACTTTTGATGCGTTATCGCATTGACGGAATTCTGCGGGACGCCATGGTTTTGCCTAAGCAGGTCGCCACGGGCATAATCGCCCGCGTGAAAGTTTTAGCCAATCTCAAGCTTGATGAGCATCGTTTGCCGCAAGACGGAAGATTTATGATTGAAACGGATGAAGAAAAGGTTTCTTTTAGGGTTTCAGTCCTTCCGGTTTTTGACGGCGAAAAAGCGGTTTTGCGGCTCTTACCCGAAAACAAGCACGGTTTCACTTTAGAACAGCTCGGTTTTCGCGGCGAAGGCCTTGAGCGCATTGAACGCGCCATAAGAAAACCAACCGGAATGATTCTGGCTACCGGCCCGACCGGTTCCGGCAAGACCACGACCTTGTACACGGTTCTTGAAATACTCAACACGCCCGCGGTTAACATTTCAACCGTGGAAGACCCGATTGAATACAGGATTCCCAGAATAAACCAATCTCAAGTCCGTCCGGATATCGGATTTTCATTTGCGAACGGCTTGCGTTCTCTTTTGCGCCAGGATCCGGACATACTGATGGTCGGTGAAATAAGAGACAACGAAACGGCCTCTCTTGCCGTAAACGCGTCTTTGACGGGGCATCTGGTTCTTTCAACTCTGCATACCAATTCGGCAGCCGGCGCCTTGCCGCGTTTGCTTGAAATGAAAGTTGAACCGTTTCTTATATCTTCAACCGTAAATGTCATTATCGCTCAAAGATTAGTTCGAAGACTTTGCGAAAGAAACAAATCTTACAATATTACGGAAAGCGAAGTGCGAAGTTTCGGCCAGGGAGTTGACCCCGATAAATTAATTGAACTTTTAAGAAAGGAAAAGATAATTAAACCCAAAGACGGCTGGAAGGATATAAAATTTTACCGGCCCGCGCCGACTGCCGACTGTCCCGACGGCTATAAAGACCGTATCGGTATTCATGAAGTGCTGGAAATGTCGGAAACCATAAAAGAAATGACCGTGAGGCAGGCGACTTCTGACGAAATTGCCAAACAAGCGCGCCTGGAAGGCATGGTAACCATGTTTGAAGACGGCATCATTAAAGCCGCCCAAGGGATTACTTCTTTGGAAGAAATAATGAGAGTGACCAGCGAATAA
- a CDS encoding type II secretion system F family protein: MAVFSFKAKNLAGQVIEGRREAADRFDLANALRKEGYFLISRKEEKAESSFLKLSSIFGRVSIQEKMVFARNLAVMVGAGVSMIRGLDVLSRQSDNKNWKKTLENMGQIIKQGSSLSQSMENYPGVFSPLFRSMVKSGEASGKLEEALRLVANQLEREYELKRKVRGALVYPAVIIIAMVIIGILMMVYVVPTLVSTFEELGVELPATTSIIIGISGFLTGHWFLSSVLGVVIAAIFLLLTRSAPGKKFLSAFFLKLPVISGIVKKVNAARVSRTLSSLISSGVEIVEALQVTEDVVQNPRFKKVLNSARGEIQKGNPVSRVFIENDDLFPLLVGEMMAVGEETGKFSDMLLRVASFYEESVAESTKALSTVIEPVLMIIIGVFVGFFAVSMIQPLYSISGGL; the protein is encoded by the coding sequence GTGGCCGTTTTTTCATTCAAAGCCAAAAATCTTGCGGGCCAAGTCATTGAAGGCCGCAGAGAAGCCGCGGATCGTTTTGATTTGGCGAATGCCCTGAGAAAAGAAGGCTATTTTTTAATCAGCCGCAAAGAGGAAAAAGCCGAGTCGTCCTTTTTAAAGTTATCTTCAATATTCGGGCGAGTATCAATACAGGAAAAAATGGTTTTTGCCAGAAATCTGGCAGTTATGGTGGGCGCCGGAGTTTCCATGATCAGGGGGTTGGACGTGCTTTCGCGTCAAAGCGACAACAAAAACTGGAAAAAGACTCTTGAAAATATGGGGCAGATTATCAAGCAGGGGAGCTCTTTGAGTCAATCTATGGAAAATTATCCGGGCGTTTTTTCGCCGCTCTTTCGTTCAATGGTTAAATCGGGCGAGGCTTCCGGAAAACTGGAGGAGGCACTGCGTCTGGTGGCCAATCAGCTCGAGCGGGAGTATGAACTGAAAAGAAAAGTGCGCGGAGCTCTTGTTTATCCGGCAGTAATAATTATAGCCATGGTGATAATAGGGATTTTGATGATGGTCTATGTTGTGCCGACGCTGGTCTCCACTTTTGAAGAATTGGGTGTTGAATTGCCCGCAACCACTTCCATTATTATAGGCATCAGCGGATTTTTGACCGGACACTGGTTTTTATCATCGGTTTTAGGCGTCGTGATCGCCGCGATTTTTTTGCTTTTGACGCGCAGCGCTCCGGGAAAAAAATTTCTATCCGCGTTTTTTTTGAAGCTCCCCGTAATTTCGGGGATAGTAAAAAAAGTTAACGCGGCTAGGGTCAGCCGGACTCTGTCGTCCTTAATCAGTTCGGGCGTTGAAATAGTTGAGGCTCTGCAGGTCACCGAAGACGTAGTCCAGAATCCCAGATTTAAAAAAGTGCTTAATTCAGCCAGAGGCGAAATACAGAAAGGCAATCCGGTGTCGCGCGTATTTATTGAAAATGATGATTTGTTTCCGCTTTTGGTCGGCGAAATGATGGCGGTGGGCGAAGAAACCGGAAAATTTTCAGACATGCTTTTGCGCGTAGCCTCTTTTTATGAAGAAAGCGTGGCCGAGTCCACCAAGGCGCTGTCGACCGTAATAGAGCCGGTTTTGATGATTATTATCGGAGTTTTTGTCGGTTTTTTCGCCGTTTCAATGATACAGCCGCTTTATTCAATATCCGGCGGACTGTAA
- a CDS encoding prepilin-type N-terminal cleavage/methylation domain-containing protein — protein MSLIYFVMNKKSGVSLIETVIYVAILAVLIVFTVNTILTMSSVYARARLIRRVAFDSETALERVTREIRLASSVDDGASSFDVNPSRVVLNTIKSFEDPTPEIKEFYLSGSRLAFREGAGAEKFLTSDDTDVSSFVVNKIQTQHSQALKITLIIEASGGKNQISRNFYQTAILKGGY, from the coding sequence ATGTCGTTAATTTATTTCGTGATGAATAAAAAAAGCGGAGTAAGTTTAATAGAGACCGTTATATATGTGGCAATTCTTGCGGTCTTGATTGTGTTTACGGTTAATACGATTTTAACTATGTCTTCGGTCTATGCCAGGGCGCGGCTTATCAGAAGAGTTGCTTTTGACAGCGAAACCGCGCTTGAGCGCGTAACGCGCGAAATCAGACTGGCATCAAGCGTGGATGACGGCGCGAGTTCGTTTGACGTTAATCCCTCGCGCGTTGTTTTAAATACGATAAAAAGTTTTGAAGATCCGACTCCGGAAATAAAAGAGTTTTATCTGTCGGGCTCCCGTCTGGCGTTTCGCGAAGGAGCCGGAGCCGAAAAATTTTTGACATCCGATGATACCGACGTTTCTTCTTTTGTCGTTAATAAAATTCAGACGCAGCATTCGCAGGCTTTAAAAATAACTTTGATTATAGAGGCTTCCGGAGGTAAAAATCAGATTTCGCGTAATTTTTATCAGACCGCGATTTTAAAAGGAGGATACTGA
- the pilM gene encoding type IV pilus assembly protein PilM, producing the protein MLHLSKFFPPPSYLDFPITGLDISDRSIKYVELKKNGAGLRLKRAGKRNLPSGLILAGEIKKPDELAANLAEFLKPLGVDHVVAALPEERAYISVMSLPKMEKNQIREAVESGLPEKIPLPAGESVFDFEFLKPAAAAVDGVKINDNQVPHQDVVVYAFSKTMVQSYLDVYLSAGLYPVSFAMETAALSRALMPESHENPPTMIVDFGKTRTTFVIIAGGLVRFSSTVNVAGESLDQAIAKSLNIPVNAAEKTKKENGMSRASENRAVFESILPVIAAVSDEIERHILFWNTHAEHVHQSEPQISKVILSGGDSNLIGFSEYLAAKLGLSVELGNPWVNVAPFEKYIPEITFNESLALGSAIGLGLMALDTN; encoded by the coding sequence ATGTTGCATCTATCCAAATTTTTTCCGCCGCCGTCCTATCTTGATTTTCCGATTACGGGATTGGATATTTCGGATCGCTCAATAAAATATGTTGAGCTCAAAAAAAACGGAGCGGGGCTACGTTTAAAAAGGGCCGGCAAAAGGAATTTGCCTTCGGGTTTGATTTTGGCCGGAGAAATAAAAAAACCTGATGAGCTTGCGGCAAATTTGGCGGAATTTTTAAAACCCTTGGGGGTTGACCATGTAGTCGCGGCTCTGCCGGAAGAAAGGGCTTATATCAGCGTTATGTCTTTGCCGAAAATGGAAAAAAATCAGATTCGGGAAGCCGTGGAATCGGGTTTGCCTGAAAAAATTCCGTTGCCTGCCGGCGAGTCTGTTTTTGATTTTGAATTTTTGAAACCCGCGGCCGCTGCCGTTGACGGCGTAAAGATAAATGATAACCAAGTTCCGCATCAAGACGTCGTAGTCTACGCTTTTTCCAAAACGATGGTTCAAAGTTACTTGGATGTTTATCTTAGCGCCGGCCTGTATCCGGTTTCTTTTGCGATGGAGACCGCGGCTTTGAGCCGGGCCTTGATGCCGGAGAGTCATGAGAATCCGCCGACCATGATAGTTGATTTTGGCAAAACCCGGACTACTTTTGTCATAATCGCCGGCGGATTGGTGCGTTTCAGTTCAACTGTTAATGTTGCCGGCGAATCTCTGGATCAGGCCATTGCCAAATCTCTGAATATTCCGGTAAACGCCGCCGAAAAAACCAAGAAAGAAAACGGAATGTCGCGAGCTTCCGAGAACCGCGCTGTTTTTGAATCCATACTGCCGGTGATTGCGGCGGTTTCCGATGAAATAGAGCGGCATATTTTATTTTGGAACACTCACGCCGAACATGTGCACCAATCTGAACCGCAGATATCAAAAGTTATTCTTTCAGGGGGGGATTCCAATCTAATCGGTTTTAGCGAGTATCTGGCGGCCAAACTCGGGCTGTCGGTTGAGCTTGGAAATCCGTGGGTTAATGTCGCTCCCTTTGAAAAATATATACCGGAGATAACTTTTAACGAATCTCTGGCTCTGGGTTCGGCGATAGGTCTTGGTTTAATGGCGTTGGATACAAATTAA